The following are encoded together in the Cheilinus undulatus linkage group 3, ASM1832078v1, whole genome shotgun sequence genome:
- the LOC121528830 gene encoding potassium voltage-gated channel subfamily A member 2: protein MTVATGDPSDEAAAHPGHPQDYDPEADHECCERVVINISGLRFETQLKTLSQFPETLLGDPKKRMRYFDPLRNEYFFDRNRPSFDAILYYYQSGGRLRRPVNVTLDIFSEEIRFYELGEEAIEMFREDEGFIKEEERPLPDNEFQRQVWLLFEYPESSGPARIIAIISVMVILISIVSFCLETLPIFRNEDDDMHKSQAKVFSPETNTTIISYTSTYFTDPFFILETLCIIWFSFEFLVRFFACPSKAGFFGNIMNIIDIVAIIPYFITLGTELADRPEDGQAGQQAMSLAILRVIRLVRVFRIFKLSRHSKGLQILGQTLKASMRELGLLIFFLFIGVILFSSAVYFAEADEPESQFESIPDAFWWAVVSMTTVGYGDMVPTTIGGKIVGSLCAIAGVLTIALPVPVIVSNFNYFYHRETEGEEQAQYLQVNVPKADSAEELKKSRSGSTISKSDYMEIQEAVNNSNEDFQEENLKTANCTLANTNYVNITKMLTDV from the coding sequence ATGACTGTTGCCACAGGCGACCCCTCTGACGAGGCGGCGGCTCACCCGGGGCACCCGCAGGACTACGACCCGGAGGCCGACCATGAGTGCTGTGAGAGGGTGGTCATCAACATCTCAGGGCTGCGCTTTGAGACTCAACTCAAAACTCTCTCCCAGTTCCCAGAGACTCTGCTGGGGGACCCCAAAAAGAGGATGCGCTACTTCGACCCGCTAAGGAATGAGTACTTTTTCGACAGGAACAGACCCAGCTTTGACGCCATATTGTATTATTACCAATCAGGGGGTCGGCTAAGAAGGCCGGTCAATGTCACCCTTGATATTTTCTCAGAGGAGATCCGCTTCTACGAGCTGGGCGAGGAGGCCATAGAGATGTTCAGAGAGGACGAAGGTTTCATCAAGGAGGAGGAGCGTCCTCTTCCTGATAACGAGTTTCAGAGACAAGTGTGGCTGCTGTTTGAGTACCCCGAGAGCTCAGGTCCTGCTAGGATTATCGCCATAATCTCCGTCATGGTCATCCTCATATCTATTGTCAGTTTCTGCCTGGAGACCCTCCCTATTTTCCGTAACGAGGACGACGACATGCACAAGTCTCAAGCGAAGGTCTTTTCACCTGAGACCAACACCACCATCATCAGCTACACATCGACCTACTTCACTGACCCCTTCTTCATCCTGGAGACTCTCTGCATCATATGGTTCTCCTTTGAGTTTTTAGTGCGCTTCTTTGCCTGCCCAAGCAAAGCGGGCTTTTTTGGAAACATAATGAACATTATTGATATCGTTGCTATCATCCCTTACTTTATCACACTCGGTACAGAGCTCGCAGACCGGCCAGAGGATGGTCAAGCGGGTCAGCAAGCCATGTCTTTAGCCATTCTCAGGGTCATCCGTTTGGTGCGTGTCTTCAGAATTTTTAAGCTCTCTCGCCACTCAAAGGGTCTCCAGATTCTTGGTCAGACCCTGAAAGCCAGTATGAGAGAGCTTGGCTTGctcattttcttcctcttcataGGAGTCATCCTCTTCTCAAGCGCCGTCTACTTTGCTGAAGCAGACGAGCCGGAGTCGCAGTTCGAAAGCATCCCGGATGCATTTTGGTGGGCTGTGGTGTCCATGACCACAGTCGGCTATGGTGACATGGTCCCAACTACCATTGGTGGCAAGATTGTTGGTTCCCTCTGTGCCATCGCAGGTGTGCTGACCATCGCCCTGCCCGTGCCTGTCATTGTGTCCAACTTCAACTACTTCTACCACCGTGAGACTGAAGGCGAGGAGCAGGCGCAGTACCTGCAGGTCAACGTGCCCAAAGCCGACTCAGCCGAGGAGCTGAAGAAGAGCCGCAGCGGTTCCACCATCAGCAAATCGGACTATATGGAGATCCAGGAGGCTGTGAACAACAGCAACGAGGACTTTCAGGAGGAGAACCTTAAGACGGCCAACTGCACTCTGGCCAACACAAACTATGTAAACATCACCAAAATGCTCACAGACGTGTAG